TGTCAGCGATACCACATCTGAATTGTTGCCCCATGTTGATGAAGCCTATCGATTGTCGTGCATTGGTATTATTGTTTTCCAGGTGTTGCAACCCAGTTCGAACGGCGGTGACTCGACGTTGGTAGACGGGTTTCAGGCGGCGCAGCGGATGCAAGAAAAATGGCCTGAAGACTTCGATTTGCTAACACGGGTCCCCATTACTGCAGAACGGTTTGATCTAGGTGCAAATACCGACGGCCAATCCCGGTGGTACTTCGCGCGCTTGCCCGTTATAAAGCTGGATAGTGACGGCGACATCTCCGGCGTGCGCTTAAACGAACGTCAAATTGCACCACTTGACATGCCAGCCGACCTGATTGAGCCGTGTTATCGCGCACTGAGGCGGATGTTCGAAATTCTCTACGATCCTGAATTGATAATTACTTTAAAACTGAAGGTAGGAGAGGGGTTGTTATTCAATAACCAACGCGTATTGCATGGTAGGACCGGGTTTACCGCCGAAGAGCCTGCGCGTTCTGTCCTGACGAGCTCGGTTGACTTGGACGATTTTCATTCGACGATGCGCATTTTACGTCGGACGCTTGGTACAGAGAATTCGTCAGTGTTGTTCAACCAAGGCATGATTGTGTAGATCGAAACGAATATGGCGATAAGAAAATTGCCAACGGTAGCGACAATATCGCGAGGCTC
This genomic interval from Gammaproteobacteria bacterium contains the following:
- a CDS encoding TauD/TfdA family dioxygenase; this translates as MAEQSSMFEIATASIEGSQLTITWGDGHHSSYHPFWLRHQCECKVCGTPIDAVRGIRLLDIPPNVEPELLDNSNTDINIQWMPDKHRSVYSARWLRNHCYSDQERARRKHLPTLWDDSIVDSLPLFDFNQVEVDLAERLAMLESVRDYGFCQIINLSTESGQSRRLIELVGPQRQTHFGTYNLSRKTNVDNVSDTTSELLPHVDEAYRLSCIGIIVFQVLQPSSNGGDSTLVDGFQAAQRMQEKWPEDFDLLTRVPITAERFDLGANTDGQSRWYFARLPVIKLDSDGDISGVRLNERQIAPLDMPADLIEPCYRALRRMFEILYDPELIITLKLKVGEGLLFNNQRVLHGRTGFTAEEPARSVLTSSVDLDDFHSTMRILRRTLGTENSSVLFNQGMIV